CTCCTCGTTTGCAATCTTTATTATCTTTCTTAGGGAGTGGAGTAGTCTTTGTACTCACACAAATAGTTGGTCGAGGTTTAGGTTTAATTGTTCGTGGTATTTTACAAGGTATTGGTAGTGTTTCGTTCTCAGAAGGAAAAAATAAAAAAAGTTAGTGGTTAGTAGTTAGTGGTTGGTGGTTAGTGGTTAGTGGTTGATAGTTAATTAGCATTGACAAATGACCAATAATCACCAATCACCAATTACCAATTACCAATTATCGACCCCAACGGATAATATAAGTGTTCAAGCGGACATGATATAACTCATATTTCATATTTTCCAATCGCGGCGAAAGTGGAAGAAACTTTCTAAAAAATCTTGCAATTTTGTATTATTTTGTAACCTTTGCTGATGCCACTGTCTAGCAGTTTGTTCCAAAATTTCTGAAAAACTGGGAAAAATTGCAGCTAAATTCGCTATGTGATTGATTTTAATTTTTTGAGCGATCGCTAAAGCAATAATATTAATTAATTCATTTGCTGCTGCTCCCAATACCCCAGTTCCTAAAATTTCTCCATTACGTCGAACAATTAATTTACAAATACCTGTAGTTTCTTCCTGGATTTGAGCTGCTGCCAGTATTTTAAAATACTGCCGTAACACAATGATTTCATTTTCACCATACTGGTGTTTTGCTTGTGCTTCTGTCCAACCAACTTGAGCCAGCATGGGGTGAGAACATACTCCCCAAGGAATGCAATGATAATTTACTTTATTCCAAGGAAAAAATAAAGCATTTTTCAAGGCAATTCTTGCTTCATAATTAGCAATGTGAGGAAATTCATAACCACCGATAACATCACCACAAGCATAAATCTGGTTGTTATTTGTTTGTAGTTTTTCATTGACTACCAAGCGGCGGTGATGCCATTTCACACCCACAGCTGCTAAATTGATGGATTCAATATTTGGCTGCTGGGCAGTAGCTACTAAAATTTCATCAGTTTCAATGGCTTTGTGTCCTGCTTGTAGCCATTTTTTATCTTCAATGAGCCGAACCTGAGTTACTGTTGTGTTTGTAAGGACACGCACACCTTCTGCTTCTAATTGTGCTTGCAGAAGTTGAACTATTTCAGGGTCAGCATGACGGATGATAGAAGGGTGATGAACTATGAGTGTGACATTACAACCCAAGCGCACTAGAGTTTGTGCTACCTCTATGCTTTGGGGAGTACCACCAATAATTACCCAATTCTGGGGGGGTGTAGAACTGCCTAGAGACTGCCAAATTTCTGAGAGAGTAAGAAAACCAGTTTTTTGCAATCCTTCAATCTCTGGAATTACCGGAACTGAACCACTAGCCAACAAATAGGTGCGTGCGCGTAGTAAACGATTATTAACAACAAATACTAAATCGGGTGAGGCTTGAAATTGCCCTTTGCCAATCACAACATCGACGCCTTGAGCTGCTAATACAGCAGGTGAATGAAATTGTTCTAGATTAGAACTTACACCACGAGCGTAGAGCAATGCTTCTGACCATACCACAGGTGTTTGAGATTTTCCTGAAGATATAGCTATAAAAGGGTCTGGCTGGGAAAGTGCCTCTGTTTTTTCCGTTGAGCTATGAATTGTACCGTTAGAGATATTTGTAGGATAAAAAATATCTGGTGGTTTAGAAATACCAATTCCGAGTTGAGCAGCATTACTTACCTGTTCGGCAAGCGTGCCAATTTTACTAAAAACGTGGTGATGAATAAATCTATAATCTGTTTTGGCTTCTACTAAAGCAACTTTAGCTTTGAGCTGGGTTGCCATCAGGGCAGCAAAACGCCCTGCAAGACTGCCACCAATAATTACGACATCGTACTCAAGAGTCATCCGCTAACAGGATTTTAGATTTTGGATTTTTGATTGGTGAGGTACGGGTGGTGTCAATAGCGTCACCACATTGATTACCCTTCCACAGATAAATATCCTCAATCGTCAATAATCAGAAACTTTGAACATTGGACTGTTGACTATGGACTATTGACTAAAGCGATCGCGTCTAATAAACGCTGGTTTTCTGAGGATAAGCGAACAGCAACACGGAAATAGCCATCACCCAATTCAGGGAAACTCAAGCAATCGCGAATTAAAATTCGGTGATGCTTGAGTAGTCGTTGTTGCAATTCAAGACTGGAGTACTGTGATTTCACAAGTAAAAAGTTAGCAGCACTTGGTAAGGGTTGCAAACCTGGAATTTGGTCTAAACCCTTAAATAACTGCTTTCGTGTTGTTTCTAGCCATGTCCAAGTTTGCTTCTGAAAGTCTTGATCAACAACTACAGCAACTGCTGCGGCTTGAGCAAGAATGTTGACAGGCCAGGGGTCGCGCCAAGACTGCCAACGCCGCAAACGATCAGGATGAGCGATCGCGTAACCCAACCGTAGTCCAGGCAGACTATAGAACTTGGTGAGCGATCGCAAAATGACTAAATTGGGATATTTCTCTACTTCTCCAATTATGCTTTGTTGTTGGTCTGGAGGTAGAAAATCCATAAACGCTTCATCCACCACTACCAAAGCGAATTTCTCTAGATAGGGCAGAATGGCTTGTTTTGAGAATAATTTTCCTGTTGGATTATGAGGGTTATTGAGCAGTAGTCCTTTGTCTTTTGTGATTTGTTCTCTGTCAAGAATAGATGACAAATCACTGATCACGAATGACTCTTGATCAATGAGTGAGGCAAGAGGAAAGTCCAGCACTTTAGCGTTGTATGCCGCTAGCGATCGGTAGTAGTCGCCAAAGGCTGGAGTTATGAAAGCTGTTGCGGCTAATTCTGCCAATTCCTTTCCTACCAGAGTTAGTAATTCTGCCGAACCGTTACCCGGCAGAATCCACTCTGGCGGCAGTTGATGAAACTTACCCAGAGCCAGTCTTAGTTCACAATAATCTGGATCTGGATAGTGTCGAAGATTAACCAGTTGTGACTCAATAGCAACTAACGCACTGCTTGGGGGTCCTAACGGGCTGATACTCGCAGAAAAATCAACAATAGCACTGGGGGAACAGCCAGCCAGCGCTGCTGCCCAAGCTAAATTTCCCCCATGTGCCATTTGCCGCATCAAAAAAGATTTCCCTAAAACATCACTAACTAAGATTTTGGGGGTGCAACTTTCTCTCTAAACAGCTTTCCAGCAGAGAAGGCAGGAACCTTTGTGGCAGGAATTTCCATCTTTTCGTTGGTTTTGGGGTTACGCCCTTCGCGGGCTTTGCGTTCCCGCGATTCAAAAGAGCCAAATCCCACCAGGGTCACTTTATCACCAGAGGAAACAGCTTCAATGATAGTTTCCAAAGCCGCAGTTAAAACAGCATCAGCTTGTTTTTTGGTTACGCTAGCCTTCTCAGCTACTGCATCAACTAATTCACCTTTGTTCATGTCAAACTCCTTGAGGTTTATTTGAGATAGTCTACAGATGCCCTTGACGCATCTTTACTTAAAATCTCTGTTTTGAGATTTACAAAAGCCGTCCTTGTGAGTATTTTTGCTTAAAATTCTTGTAACTCTCATAGGCTCGACTTTTCAATGAATCATTCTAAAGTGTTCAAGCCAGAAGTGGATAGATGAAAGCATTAATTTATATGGATTTCAGGATTTTTTATTGTAAAAGAGTAATTGTTTCACTAAAAACACCCCTTTTTTTAGGAAAAAATACCTAGTAAAAGTCCCTATTGCCAGCTTAACAGGGGGTGGGAAGGTGGGGAGAAAACAATTCAAAATTCAAATTTTAGGAAAAGGGTGTGAGGGGTGTGGGAAGTGTGGGGAGTGTGTAGACGCGCTTTGCGCGGCTTGCTGTAAGGGTGGAGTAGGGGGAGAAGGGGAAGACAAGTTTTTAATCTATGCTTATCATCCCTTTACTTTTTTTTCTAATTTTTTATTAACCAGGATTTGGAATTATTAATTATCTTGTTGAACAGAATAATAACTTTGTTATAAGTTATGTAAACTTTTCGATCTCTATTAGAACAATATGAGAGAGTAAGAACCCCTACCTTTTGCTTTTAAGGAAGGGATGAAGCCCGATTCGCAGAACTTTAGAAGGCGCGTTTCTCTACTTTTCGCGTTCAATGATTACTAATAAATCACCTATTTCACAATCGAGCGCTAGGCAAATTTTCTCCAAGGTATCAAGTGGGATAGATTTTGCTTTGCCATATTCAATTTTTTGAATATTTGCAAGCGACATCTCTAGCTCTCGCGCTAACGCATTTTGAGACAAGCCTTTGTCTTCTCTTAGCTGTTTTAGTCTGACCTCCACAGGCATAACTTAACCACCTACTAATAGTACAACTAACTAATAGTAGTCTATCTATGAAATATAAAATATGAGAAGTTAACTAAAAGCTTGCTAATTTTTAGTTAACTATCTATTGATTAGATATCTAAAAGCATGTAATAATAAACATAGAGAAAGCGGTCCCAACCAACCAAAGTAGAAACCGCTTCTCTATCCTTTTTATCAAAGGCTTCATCAATTATGACACAACCCATCTTTTGTCCAACACCCACCAGAGGATTGCTGAATTTGGTTTATGCTCGTCAAATTCAGTTTCGTAAACTTCATAAAAATAATCAACGGCGATTTGCCTGTCGTATTACTTGGAGCAACGGCGACAAAGATATCTTTGTAGCAAATGATGCTCAAGCGATCGCCCAAAAACTTCGACAAATTACATAACACAGCAGTTTTCTCGCTCCCATGTTTTGCGTGGGAGTGGGGAGGTGGGGAGGTGGGGAGGTGGGGAGATGGGGAGATGGGGAGATAAATTAAGTGTTTAGTATTAAGGAATGAGTAAAGATTTATTTTGCTAATTATTTAAGTGTGCAAATCTTTACAATCAGAAGACCCTATAATTCTATTATTTAATTTCTCTTATCTTCACTTTTTGTCTTAATAACCCATAAAGATGAGTGATTAATAAGATTTACTAATTTGCCTAGAATCTGGTCATAAGTTCGATAAAGCTCTCTTGCTGCTTCAATATCTAGATAGTTGCACTTAACTGCAAATTCTATCCAGATTTGCGTTTCAGCGGCTTCTGCTTCTGAGTCACTTAATTTAGAAATGAAAGCTGCTTCATAACGACGTTTGCGCCAAGCCTCAGCTAAATTAGCACATACAGAACGCGACGAACGGCGCATTTGATCTGTCAAAGAATACTTTTCCTCAACGGGAAATTTTTTTGACCTATCAAAAAGCTCCATTGCAGCATCAAAAGACATTTGAAAGACTTCCAAATCCCTATGATTCTTAATTCCATCTTTCCCCATTTCTATATCTCCTCACGCTCCAATATTTATTCATGTTTAATCGTAGGGATGTTAAGCTTCAAACAATTTGGAAGTAAAATCCACCCCACCTCCGCATCTCCCCACCTATCTACTACTTCGGAACCTGCAACCCCCGACGCTCAAGTATTTGCCGCACCTCTGGACTAGGAGTATAGCTATAGCCATAAGATGATTTCTCAGAATCATCCATAATTTGAGGTGTAAGTAATACAACCACCTCATTGCGCTGATTTTGTTTGTTTGTACTTCTAAAAAGTGAACCAATTAAGGGAATATCGCCCAAGATGGGAATTTTGGAGACAGTTGTCCTGTCTGTGTCTTGAATGATGCCACTGAGAATTAAGGTCTGCCCGTCACGCAGGCGAATTAAACCGGAATTAAGCGACCTTTGAGAAACTAAGAATATTTGCTGGCTACCCGTACCTAAATTAAGGTTAGTAGCAGCTTGAGGTGCTTTGACAGTTGGAGCCACTGAGAGAGAGACAAAACCATTGTCATCAATGCGATCAACTTTGACAGCTAGGGTTAAACCCACATCTTCTTTCTCTGCTGTAACTGTTTGTGTAGAACTGCCATCACCTCGTGTGATTTCGTTCTTAATATTTCCCACT
Above is a genomic segment from Fischerella sp. JS2 containing:
- a CDS encoding helix-turn-helix domain-containing protein, with amino-acid sequence MPVEVRLKQLREDKGLSQNALARELEMSLANIQKIEYGKAKSIPLDTLEKICLALDCEIGDLLVIIEREK
- the cobD gene encoding threonine-phosphate decarboxylase CobD yields the protein MRQMAHGGNLAWAAALAGCSPSAIVDFSASISPLGPPSSALVAIESQLVNLRHYPDPDYCELRLALGKFHQLPPEWILPGNGSAELLTLVGKELAELAATAFITPAFGDYYRSLAAYNAKVLDFPLASLIDQESFVISDLSSILDREQITKDKGLLLNNPHNPTGKLFSKQAILPYLEKFALVVVDEAFMDFLPPDQQQSIIGEVEKYPNLVILRSLTKFYSLPGLRLGYAIAHPDRLRRWQSWRDPWPVNILAQAAAVAVVVDQDFQKQTWTWLETTRKQLFKGLDQIPGLQPLPSAANFLLVKSQYSSLELQQRLLKHHRILIRDCLSFPELGDGYFRVAVRLSSENQRLLDAIALVNSP
- a CDS encoding four helix bundle protein, with the translated sequence MGKDGIKNHRDLEVFQMSFDAAMELFDRSKKFPVEEKYSLTDQMRRSSRSVCANLAEAWRKRRYEAAFISKLSDSEAEAAETQIWIEFAVKCNYLDIEAARELYRTYDQILGKLVNLINHSSLWVIKTKSEDKRN
- a CDS encoding HU family DNA-binding protein, whose product is MNKGELVDAVAEKASVTKKQADAVLTAALETIIEAVSSGDKVTLVGFGSFESRERKAREGRNPKTNEKMEIPATKVPAFSAGKLFREKVAPPKS
- a CDS encoding NAD(P)/FAD-dependent oxidoreductase; the encoded protein is MTLEYDVVIIGGSLAGRFAALMATQLKAKVALVEAKTDYRFIHHHVFSKIGTLAEQVSNAAQLGIGISKPPDIFYPTNISNGTIHSSTEKTEALSQPDPFIAISSGKSQTPVVWSEALLYARGVSSNLEQFHSPAVLAAQGVDVVIGKGQFQASPDLVFVVNNRLLRARTYLLASGSVPVIPEIEGLQKTGFLTLSEIWQSLGSSTPPQNWVIIGGTPQSIEVAQTLVRLGCNVTLIVHHPSIIRHADPEIVQLLQAQLEAEGVRVLTNTTVTQVRLIEDKKWLQAGHKAIETDEILVATAQQPNIESINLAAVGVKWHHRRLVVNEKLQTNNNQIYACGDVIGGYEFPHIANYEARIALKNALFFPWNKVNYHCIPWGVCSHPMLAQVGWTEAQAKHQYGENEIIVLRQYFKILAAAQIQEETTGICKLIVRRNGEILGTGVLGAAANELINIIALAIAQKIKINHIANLAAIFPSFSEILEQTARQWHQQRLQNNTKLQDFLESFFHFRRDWKI